One part of the Leucobacter triazinivorans genome encodes these proteins:
- a CDS encoding DNA repair protein RadA, translated as MAKSNSVYTCSECGWQTSKWVGRCGECQQWGTVEERAQAGASLARTTRAIAPVSGREARPITELHGDAVRHRPTGIGELDRVLGGGVVPGAAILFSGEPGVGKSTLLLDVASRFAAPSEELGAPGAGAAASGRSRVLDAHGRSRVPDADGRSRVPDAHGRSRVLDAHGRSRVLDAHGRSRVLYASGEESTGQIRMRAERTGAMHDELFLASETDLATVLGHIEAVDPELVIIDSVQTMASGEVEGSPGGPAQVREVAAALIRAAKGRGTPVILVGHVTKDGSVAGPRLLEHLVDVVCHFEGDRQTSLRFLRTLKNRYGPTDEVGCFEMTDRGIAEVPDPSGLFLSRAAAPVSGTCATVALEGRRALPVEVQALVAKSATPNPRRVTSGVDPSRVAMILAVLERRVGARLHDQDVYVSTVGGVKLAEPAADLAIALAVLSAITDRPLPHDLAAFGEISLAGEVRPVVGAPQRAGEAARLGYARVLDATAGTLDRARKGAGL; from the coding sequence ATGGCGAAGTCGAACAGCGTGTATACGTGCTCGGAGTGCGGGTGGCAGACCTCGAAGTGGGTCGGCCGCTGCGGCGAGTGCCAGCAGTGGGGCACGGTCGAGGAGCGCGCGCAGGCGGGCGCCTCGCTGGCCCGCACCACGCGGGCGATCGCGCCCGTCTCCGGTCGCGAGGCGCGACCGATCACGGAGCTGCACGGCGATGCCGTGCGGCATCGTCCCACCGGGATCGGCGAGCTGGATCGCGTGCTCGGCGGCGGCGTGGTGCCGGGCGCCGCGATCCTGTTCTCCGGCGAGCCCGGCGTCGGCAAGTCCACGCTGCTGCTCGACGTCGCCTCCCGCTTCGCGGCTCCGAGCGAGGAGCTCGGCGCGCCCGGCGCAGGTGCCGCCGCCTCCGGGCGATCCCGAGTGCTCGACGCCCACGGGCGATCCCGGGTGCCCGACGCCGATGGGCGATCCCGTGTGCCCGACGCCCATGGGCGATCTCGAGTGCTCGACGCCCATGGGCGATCTCGAGTGCTCGACGCCCATGGGCGATCTCGAGTGCTCTATGCCAGCGGCGAGGAGTCCACGGGGCAGATCCGCATGCGCGCCGAGCGCACGGGCGCGATGCACGACGAGCTGTTCCTCGCGAGCGAGACCGACCTCGCGACCGTGCTCGGGCACATCGAGGCGGTCGATCCCGAGCTCGTGATCATCGACTCGGTGCAGACGATGGCGAGCGGGGAAGTCGAGGGCAGCCCCGGCGGCCCCGCGCAGGTGCGCGAAGTGGCTGCGGCCCTGATCCGGGCGGCGAAGGGCCGCGGCACGCCCGTGATCCTGGTGGGGCACGTCACGAAGGACGGTTCCGTGGCCGGCCCGCGGCTGCTCGAGCACCTCGTCGACGTGGTCTGCCACTTCGAGGGCGACCGCCAGACGTCGCTGCGCTTTCTGCGCACCCTCAAGAACCGCTACGGGCCCACCGACGAGGTCGGCTGCTTCGAGATGACGGATCGCGGCATCGCCGAGGTGCCCGATCCCAGCGGGCTCTTCCTGAGCCGCGCCGCGGCGCCCGTCAGCGGCACCTGCGCCACGGTCGCCCTGGAGGGGCGTCGCGCGCTGCCCGTCGAGGTGCAGGCGCTGGTGGCGAAGAGCGCGACGCCCAACCCGCGGAGGGTCACGAGTGGGGTCGACCCCTCGCGGGTGGCGATGATCCTCGCCGTGCTCGAGCGCCGCGTCGGCGCGCGCCTGCACGACCAGGACGTCTACGTGTCGACGGTCGGCGGCGTGAAGCTCGCCGAGCCCGCAGCCGACCTCGCCATCGCGCTCGCCGTGCTGTCCGCGATCACCGACCGGCCGCTGCCGCACGACCTGGCGGCGTTCGGGGAGATCAGCCTGGCGGGCGAGGTGCGCCCGGTCGTCGGCGCCCCGCAGCGCGCCGGCGAGGCCGCGCGCCTCGGATACGCACGGGTGCTCGACGCGACGGCGGGCACGCTGGACCGTGCCAGGAAGGGCGCGGGTCTCTAG
- the mqo gene encoding malate dehydrogenase (quinone), with the protein MSATLGTLIKQVQPDWTIEIFESRSEVATESSNAWNNAGTGHAALCELNYMPEGADGSLSSAKAIDINEQFQLSRQWWSALVKQGILGEPSSFINATPHMTFVRGEANVDYLRRRYELLKNEPLFADIEFSDDPAQIAEWAPLLVDRRAKDEVFAATRSESGTDVDFGAVTRQLIRHLVSEGAELHLNAPVKQLKRRADGTWDVGVKAFSGAGYRTVNARFVFVGAGGGALHLLQSSGIPEIKGFGGFPISGKFLKCDNPEIVAQHRAKVYGKAAVGAPPMSVPHLDTRVVDGTESLLFGPYAGFSPNFLKHGSWWDLPGSIRPHNLGPMLKVGLTEFSLEKYLVGEVLASREKQMSSLREYMPTARTEDWEMITAGQRVQVMKQDPEKGGILQFGTEVITGADGSIAGLLGASPGASTAVHAMLGVLERCFPEQFEQWRPAFTQQVPAFGTGLNGDPEAAAASLAETAAVLGLVPVAEPVAEPVAAEA; encoded by the coding sequence ATGAGCGCCACTCTGGGAACGCTGATCAAGCAGGTGCAGCCCGACTGGACGATCGAGATCTTCGAATCCCGATCAGAGGTCGCGACCGAGAGCAGCAACGCCTGGAACAACGCGGGAACCGGCCACGCCGCGCTCTGCGAGCTCAACTACATGCCCGAGGGCGCGGACGGCAGCCTGTCGTCGGCCAAGGCCATCGATATCAACGAGCAGTTCCAGCTCTCGCGGCAGTGGTGGTCTGCACTCGTGAAGCAGGGCATTCTCGGCGAGCCGTCCTCGTTCATCAACGCCACGCCGCACATGACCTTCGTGCGCGGCGAGGCCAATGTCGACTACCTGCGACGCCGCTACGAGCTGCTCAAGAACGAGCCGCTCTTCGCCGACATCGAGTTCAGCGACGACCCGGCGCAGATCGCCGAGTGGGCGCCGCTGCTGGTCGACCGCCGCGCCAAGGACGAGGTGTTCGCCGCGACCCGTTCGGAGAGCGGCACCGACGTCGACTTCGGCGCCGTCACCCGTCAGCTGATCCGCCACCTCGTTTCCGAGGGCGCCGAGCTGCACCTCAACGCGCCGGTCAAGCAGCTGAAGCGCCGCGCCGACGGCACCTGGGACGTGGGCGTGAAGGCCTTCTCGGGTGCGGGATACCGCACCGTCAACGCCCGCTTCGTCTTCGTGGGCGCCGGCGGCGGCGCGCTGCACCTGCTGCAGTCCTCGGGCATCCCCGAGATCAAGGGATTCGGCGGCTTCCCGATCAGCGGCAAGTTCCTCAAGTGCGACAACCCCGAGATCGTGGCGCAGCACCGGGCCAAGGTCTACGGCAAGGCAGCCGTGGGTGCGCCCCCCATGTCGGTGCCGCACCTCGACACGCGCGTCGTGGACGGCACGGAGAGCCTGCTCTTCGGCCCCTACGCGGGCTTCAGCCCGAACTTCCTCAAGCACGGGTCGTGGTGGGATCTGCCCGGCTCGATCCGGCCGCACAATCTCGGGCCGATGCTCAAGGTGGGGCTCACCGAGTTCTCGCTCGAGAAGTACCTGGTCGGCGAGGTGCTCGCCAGCCGCGAGAAGCAGATGAGCAGCCTGCGCGAGTACATGCCCACCGCGCGCACCGAGGACTGGGAGATGATCACCGCGGGCCAGCGCGTGCAGGTGATGAAGCAGGATCCCGAGAAGGGCGGCATCCTGCAGTTCGGTACCGAGGTCATCACGGGCGCCGACGGCTCCATCGCCGGTCTGCTCGGCGCGTCGCCCGGCGCCTCGACGGCCGTCCATGCGATGCTCGGCGTGCTCGAGCGCTGCTTCCCCGAGCAGTTCGAGCAGTGGCGGCCCGCCTTCACACAGCAGGTGCCCGCATTCGGCACGGGCCTCAACGGCGATCCCGAGGCGGCGGCCGCCTCGCTCGCCGAGACCGCCGCGGTGCTGGGCCTCGTGCCGGTCGCCGAGCCGGTCGCGGAGCCGGTGGCCGCCGAGGCCTGA
- a CDS encoding GMC family oxidoreductase, whose amino-acid sequence MTETVIVVGAGSAGCVAAARLTEDPDRTVILLEAGGDRGHDPELQSLNWMDALAHRDVFYPDLFATKVQGGESRLYQRGRGVGGSASTNAMLALPGLPQDYDDYAERYGLTEWSWAHVEPWFAKLKPMLVRSTDAELTPVDRALLRSGGALGLRDDVDAYTAEDGSARLYRTADRTGRRSSLELWLDPARDRDNLVVRPDSQVDRLLLDGDRVRGVRLADGEEVHGDRVILCAGVFESPCILMRSGLDRAGLGQGLQDHPAASVYVSLKPEYRETNRSVPCIGSVMRLSSSVGTGDLHLLPLHGELISSDPPAHGLLMAAVMRTRSQGSLRLNPERPLAPPIVDEAMLTHPDDRRAMREAIAAVAAVLDGEAFSEIVEQVFIDERGTPIEVLQDDEAFDRWLSAYVGDYFHAVGTARMGRADDPAAVVDQLGNVHGLEGAAVWDASILPEVPSANTHLPVVMLAERLSAAYRSGSLDSSVADDDQ is encoded by the coding sequence GTGACTGAAACCGTCATCGTCGTCGGAGCCGGCAGCGCCGGGTGCGTGGCCGCAGCCCGCCTCACGGAGGATCCCGACCGCACCGTCATCCTTCTGGAAGCCGGCGGAGACCGCGGCCACGACCCCGAGCTGCAGTCGCTGAACTGGATGGATGCGCTTGCGCACCGCGACGTCTTCTATCCGGATCTCTTCGCGACGAAGGTGCAGGGCGGCGAGTCCCGGCTCTATCAGCGGGGTCGCGGGGTCGGCGGATCGGCGTCGACCAATGCGATGCTCGCGCTGCCCGGCCTGCCGCAGGACTACGACGATTACGCGGAGCGCTACGGGCTGACGGAGTGGTCGTGGGCGCACGTGGAGCCCTGGTTCGCCAAGCTCAAGCCGATGCTCGTCCGTTCGACCGATGCGGAGCTGACCCCGGTCGACCGCGCACTGCTGCGCTCCGGCGGGGCCCTCGGGTTGCGCGACGACGTCGACGCCTACACGGCCGAGGACGGGAGCGCGCGGCTCTACCGCACGGCCGATCGGACGGGGCGGCGCTCATCGCTCGAGCTGTGGCTCGATCCGGCGCGGGATCGCGACAACCTGGTCGTCCGCCCGGACAGCCAGGTCGACCGACTGCTGCTCGACGGCGACCGGGTACGGGGCGTGCGGCTCGCCGACGGCGAGGAGGTGCACGGGGATCGCGTGATCCTCTGCGCCGGCGTGTTCGAGAGCCCCTGCATCCTCATGCGCAGCGGCCTGGATCGAGCGGGGCTCGGACAGGGCCTGCAGGATCACCCCGCGGCGTCCGTCTACGTCTCGCTGAAGCCGGAGTACCGCGAGACGAATCGGAGCGTGCCCTGCATCGGCTCGGTCATGCGTCTGTCGTCGTCGGTCGGCACCGGCGACCTCCACCTCCTGCCGCTCCACGGCGAGCTCATCTCGAGTGACCCGCCCGCGCACGGGCTCCTCATGGCCGCGGTCATGCGCACGCGCTCGCAGGGCTCGCTGCGGCTGAACCCCGAGCGCCCCCTCGCGCCCCCGATCGTCGATGAGGCGATGCTGACCCACCCGGACGACCGGCGGGCGATGCGGGAGGCGATCGCGGCCGTGGCTGCAGTGCTGGACGGCGAGGCCTTCTCCGAGATCGTCGAACAAGTCTTCATCGATGAGCGAGGCACCCCGATCGAGGTGCTGCAGGACGATGAGGCCTTCGACCGTTGGCTTTCGGCCTACGTGGGCGACTACTTCCACGCGGTGGGCACCGCGCGCATGGGGCGCGCCGACGATCCCGCCGCGGTGGTCGATCAGCTCGGCAACGTGCACGGTCTCGAGGGGGCGGCGGTCTGGGACGCGTCGATCCTGCCCGAAGTGCCGAGCGCCAACACCCATCTCCCCGTCGTGATGCTCGCCGAGCGTCTGAGCGCGGCCTATCGCAGCGGTTCGCTCGACTCGAGCGTCGCGGACGACGACCAATGA
- a CDS encoding aminotransferase class I/II-fold pyridoxal phosphate-dependent enzyme — protein MSQHQPDQTMTPYATALDAQAARDTVNLMVPGHGATPSGLSSELGRFCGERALAMDIPPLIDGIDVGPESAFVQSTRLAAEAWGARRTWFLANGASQANRMAALALAGMHTGDTVIAQRSAHSSFTDGVLLGDLIPSFVFPSIDAERGINHGIDPRSLDRALQRATGDGTGVAAVYVITPSYFGAVADVAALAEVAHRHGAPLVVDGAWGSHFGFHPDLPDSPARLGADLTVSSTHKLGGSLTQSAMLHLGDGPFADALEPMLDRAYMLTQSTSASALLLGSLDVARHALVHGGELIGETLSAVERLRDALRDDGRYAIISDGFSAFPDIVAHDPLRVSIDVSTTGLSGHRVRDILGAEYGIHLEISTARAVVAFIGPGKHPDLARFARALFAIADRAGAPDPAVLEFPPLPRPGRMAMRPRSAYFSRHEIVRAADAAGRVSADSLAAYPPGIPNVIPGEEITAETVDFLQTVAASPIGYVRGAFDPELSHFRVVAEEPGARRR, from the coding sequence ATGTCGCAGCACCAGCCCGATCAGACGATGACCCCGTATGCCACGGCGCTCGACGCCCAGGCGGCGCGCGACACGGTGAACCTCATGGTGCCGGGTCACGGGGCGACTCCGAGCGGGCTCTCGAGCGAGCTGGGACGGTTCTGCGGCGAGCGCGCGCTCGCGATGGACATTCCGCCGCTCATCGACGGCATCGACGTCGGCCCCGAGTCGGCGTTCGTGCAGTCGACGCGACTCGCGGCCGAGGCCTGGGGAGCGCGCCGCACCTGGTTTCTCGCGAACGGCGCCTCGCAGGCGAACCGCATGGCCGCGCTCGCACTCGCCGGCATGCACACGGGCGACACGGTGATCGCGCAGCGCAGCGCGCACTCGAGCTTCACCGACGGCGTGCTGCTCGGCGATCTGATCCCCAGCTTCGTCTTTCCCAGCATCGACGCGGAGCGCGGGATCAACCACGGCATCGACCCGCGATCGCTCGATCGCGCGCTGCAGCGGGCGACGGGCGACGGCACCGGGGTCGCCGCCGTCTACGTCATCACCCCGAGCTACTTCGGCGCCGTCGCCGACGTGGCCGCGCTCGCCGAGGTGGCGCACCGGCACGGCGCCCCGCTCGTGGTGGACGGCGCCTGGGGATCCCACTTCGGCTTCCACCCCGACCTGCCCGACTCGCCCGCCCGCCTGGGCGCCGACCTCACCGTGTCGAGCACCCACAAGCTCGGCGGCAGCCTCACGCAGTCGGCCATGCTCCACCTCGGCGACGGCCCCTTCGCCGATGCGCTGGAGCCGATGCTCGACCGCGCCTACATGCTCACCCAGTCGACGAGTGCGAGCGCTCTGCTGCTCGGCTCCCTCGACGTAGCCCGGCACGCGCTCGTGCACGGCGGCGAGCTGATCGGCGAGACGCTCTCCGCGGTGGAGCGCCTGCGGGACGCGCTCCGCGACGACGGCCGGTACGCGATCATCTCGGACGGGTTCTCCGCGTTCCCCGACATCGTCGCCCACGATCCGCTGCGGGTCTCCATCGACGTCTCGACCACCGGCCTCAGCGGGCATCGCGTGCGCGACATCCTGGGCGCCGAGTACGGGATCCACCTCGAGATCTCGACCGCTCGCGCCGTGGTCGCGTTCATCGGCCCGGGCAAGCACCCCGATCTTGCGCGGTTCGCCCGCGCGCTCTTCGCGATCGCCGACCGAGCGGGCGCCCCCGACCCGGCGGTGCTGGAGTTCCCCCCGCTCCCCCGCCCCGGGCGCATGGCGATGCGGCCGCGCAGCGCCTACTTCTCGCGGCACGAGATCGTGCGCGCCGCCGACGCCGCGGGCCGCGTCTCGGCGGATTCGCTCGCCGCCTACCCGCCGGGCATCCCCAATGTCATCCCCGGGGAGGAGATCACCGCGGAGACCGTCGACTTCCTGCAGACCGTCGCCGCCTCGCCCATCGGGTACGTCCGCGGGGCGTTCGACCCCGAGCTGTCGCACTTCCGCGTGGTGGCCGAGGAACCCGGGGCCCGGCGCCGCTGA
- the mftD gene encoding pre-mycofactocin synthase MftD (MftD, an enzyme found in the mycofactocin biosynthesis locus, performs an oxidative deamination of 3-amino-5-[(p-hydroxyphenyl)methyl]-4,4-dimethyl-2-pyrrolidinone (AHDP). The resulting compound, now called pre-mycofactocin (PMFT), is a biologically active redox cofactor that can oxidize the non-exchangeable NADH of TIGR03971 family SDR-type oxidoreductases.), producing MSTRVPFKNLAEAERLAKRRLPKLVWLAIKAGNEQGLTPADNERAFTELGFSPTVFERPTSFDMSTSVMGVDLDIPVIVSPVGAQAVHPGGEVAAARAAARQGTAMGLSSWATDSLADLLAVNPDVFFQLYWVGSKADIEKRVLDAKAQGAKGLIVTLDWSHTPRRDWGVPPSPPANMGLKTMLTFGPSALARPRWFSSFLAHGRIPDVKVPNLWGADKSDIPSFGTAWAEFERTPAPSWDDVKWIRDLWGGPFMVKGINTIRDAKLAVDLGADAISVSNHGGNNIDGSPSPLRYLPYIVDAVGDQVEVMADGGVRRGSDVVKTLALGAKAVFVGRAYLYGLAVSGEAGVYEVLDILRNGIRETLYGIGKSSIHDLSRDDLMVLNSDFFVPPTQ from the coding sequence ATGAGCACACGAGTCCCGTTCAAGAACCTGGCCGAAGCCGAGCGCCTCGCGAAGCGGCGGCTCCCCAAGCTGGTGTGGCTCGCCATCAAGGCGGGCAACGAGCAGGGGCTGACGCCGGCGGACAACGAACGCGCCTTCACCGAACTCGGCTTCTCGCCGACCGTGTTCGAGCGCCCGACGTCGTTCGACATGAGCACCTCCGTGATGGGCGTGGACCTCGACATCCCCGTCATCGTCTCCCCGGTCGGGGCGCAGGCGGTCCACCCCGGCGGCGAGGTGGCCGCGGCGCGCGCGGCGGCGCGCCAGGGCACGGCGATGGGTCTGAGCTCGTGGGCCACCGATTCGCTCGCCGATCTGCTCGCCGTCAACCCCGACGTCTTCTTCCAGCTCTACTGGGTCGGCTCCAAGGCCGATATCGAGAAGCGGGTGCTCGACGCCAAGGCGCAGGGCGCGAAGGGGCTGATCGTCACGCTCGACTGGTCGCACACCCCCCGGCGCGACTGGGGCGTGCCGCCCTCGCCGCCCGCGAACATGGGCCTCAAGACCATGCTGACCTTCGGCCCGTCGGCGCTGGCGCGACCCCGCTGGTTCTCGTCCTTCCTCGCGCACGGGCGCATCCCCGACGTGAAGGTCCCCAACCTCTGGGGTGCCGACAAGAGCGACATCCCGTCGTTCGGCACGGCCTGGGCCGAGTTCGAGCGCACCCCGGCGCCGAGCTGGGACGACGTCAAGTGGATCCGCGATCTCTGGGGCGGTCCGTTCATGGTGAAGGGTATCAACACGATCCGCGACGCCAAGCTCGCCGTCGATCTCGGGGCCGACGCGATCTCGGTCTCCAACCACGGCGGCAACAACATCGACGGCAGTCCCTCGCCCCTGCGCTATCTCCCCTACATCGTCGATGCGGTGGGCGACCAGGTCGAGGTCATGGCCGACGGGGGTGTGCGCCGCGGCTCCGATGTCGTGAAGACGCTCGCGCTCGGCGCCAAGGCGGTCTTCGTCGGCCGCGCCTACCTCTACGGGCTTGCGGTCTCGGGCGAGGCCGGCGTCTACGAGGTGCTCGACATCCTGCGCAACGGCATCAGGGAGACCCTCTACGGCATCGGGAAGAGCTCGATCCACGACCTGTCCCGTGACGACCTCATGGTGCTCAACAGCGACTTCTTCGTCCCCCCGACCCAGTAG
- a CDS encoding APC family permease, which yields MSETRTEALARNQLGVGSIVFLVLAAVAPVTVLVVVLPLAMALGNGGGLPVAILIVAAALLLFAVGYAQMTKELTNAGGFYAIAVKGLGKTAGLITGIIATIGYNAFVAGALGTIGFFTGMVVIPELFGGLVLDWFVCGLVLCLIVFLLARSGIHISAVVLGVALVLEIILVLVFTVSVLVQEGFSLSVFTPEVITGGSLWIGLLLAATAFIGFEATALFGEEAKEPRKTIPRATYTAIVVIGLMHAFAAWAMVSSLGTARAQDEALAHLEAGDLTLMLIERHLGPFMVLVALILLVVSLFAAQLAFHNSAGRYLFALGRARVLPSWLAKTNAKGAPERALLVNLVFAVAIAAIFRFVFPELPSILTLVPVGLGFATLAIMIVQAIAALAVVVYYRRRRDPRWWSTCIAPGVGFVALLVFSIMAIVNFSTVAGSEEPYVLVLPWLLVAAVIGGIVYAAVLRSSRPGVYAGLSADLEKFDEELAEAATEHP from the coding sequence ATGTCCGAAACTCGCACGGAAGCACTCGCCCGGAATCAACTCGGGGTCGGCTCGATCGTATTCCTCGTCCTCGCGGCAGTGGCGCCCGTCACGGTGCTCGTGGTCGTGCTGCCGCTCGCGATGGCGCTCGGCAACGGCGGCGGGCTGCCCGTCGCGATCCTCATCGTCGCCGCGGCCCTGCTGCTGTTCGCGGTCGGCTACGCGCAGATGACCAAGGAACTCACCAACGCGGGCGGGTTCTACGCGATCGCAGTGAAAGGACTCGGCAAGACGGCCGGTCTCATCACCGGCATCATCGCGACGATCGGCTACAACGCGTTCGTCGCGGGTGCACTCGGGACCATCGGATTCTTCACCGGAATGGTGGTGATCCCCGAACTCTTCGGCGGACTCGTGCTCGACTGGTTCGTGTGCGGTCTCGTGCTGTGCCTGATCGTGTTCCTCCTCGCGCGCTCGGGCATCCACATCAGTGCGGTCGTGCTCGGTGTGGCACTCGTCCTCGAGATCATCCTGGTGCTCGTGTTCACAGTATCGGTGCTCGTGCAGGAGGGATTCAGCCTCTCGGTGTTCACCCCCGAGGTGATCACCGGCGGATCCCTGTGGATCGGGCTGCTGCTCGCGGCCACCGCGTTCATCGGCTTCGAAGCCACGGCGCTCTTCGGCGAGGAGGCGAAGGAGCCGCGCAAGACCATCCCGCGTGCCACCTACACCGCGATCGTCGTGATCGGCCTGATGCACGCCTTCGCCGCGTGGGCGATGGTCAGCTCGCTCGGTACGGCTCGGGCTCAGGACGAGGCGCTGGCGCACCTCGAAGCCGGCGACCTGACTCTGATGCTGATCGAACGGCACCTCGGACCGTTCATGGTGCTGGTCGCGCTGATCCTGCTGGTCGTGAGCCTCTTCGCCGCCCAGCTCGCCTTCCACAACTCGGCCGGCCGATACCTGTTCGCACTGGGCCGCGCCCGTGTGCTGCCGAGCTGGCTCGCGAAGACCAACGCGAAGGGTGCGCCGGAGCGTGCGCTCCTCGTGAATCTGGTGTTCGCCGTGGCGATCGCGGCGATCTTCCGGTTCGTCTTCCCGGAGCTGCCGTCGATCCTCACGCTCGTGCCTGTGGGGCTCGGCTTCGCGACGCTCGCGATCATGATCGTGCAGGCGATCGCCGCCCTCGCGGTCGTGGTCTACTACCGGCGCAGGCGGGATCCGCGCTGGTGGAGCACATGCATCGCACCGGGCGTGGGATTCGTCGCTCTGCTCGTGTTCAGCATTATGGCGATCGTGAACTTCTCGACGGTCGCGGGCTCCGAGGAGCCCTATGTATTGGTGCTGCCGTGGCTGCTCGTGGCGGCGGTGATCGGCGGGATCGTCTATGCGGCGGTGCTGCGGTCGAGCCGTCCCGGTGTCTACGCAGGCTTGTCGGCGGATCTCGAGAAGTTCGACGAGGAGCTCGCCGAGGCCGCGACCGAGCATCCGTAG
- a CDS encoding HAD-IIB family hydrolase has protein sequence MPTIPRLIAFDLDDTLAPSKSPVDPRMLAVFAELLEHTSVAVISGGNFAQFEAQLVDRLDALQGVDEAALERLHLLPTCGTRYERRERGGWVTVYRENLTPAECDAALTALREEAERLGLWEPDPWGEILEDRGSQVTFSALGQRAPVDVKQAWDPDGAKKSALRAAVAARLPELEVRSGGSTSVDITRRGIDKAYGMRKLEAHTGIPLDEMLFVGDRLDPDGNDYPVKALGVPCHEVSGWEDTAAFLERLLAA, from the coding sequence GTGCCCACGATCCCCCGCCTCATCGCATTCGACCTCGACGACACCCTGGCCCCCTCGAAGTCCCCGGTCGACCCGCGCATGCTCGCGGTGTTCGCCGAGCTGCTCGAGCACACCTCGGTGGCGGTGATCTCGGGCGGCAACTTCGCGCAGTTCGAGGCGCAGCTGGTGGATCGGCTCGACGCGCTGCAGGGCGTCGACGAGGCGGCACTCGAGCGCCTGCACCTGCTGCCCACCTGCGGCACCCGCTACGAACGCCGCGAGCGCGGCGGCTGGGTCACCGTCTACCGCGAGAACCTGACGCCCGCCGAATGCGACGCGGCACTCACCGCTCTGCGCGAGGAGGCCGAGCGCCTGGGCCTGTGGGAGCCGGATCCCTGGGGCGAGATCCTCGAGGATCGCGGATCCCAGGTCACGTTCTCGGCGCTCGGCCAGCGCGCTCCCGTCGACGTGAAGCAGGCGTGGGATCCCGACGGAGCCAAGAAGAGCGCACTGCGGGCCGCGGTCGCCGCAAGGCTCCCCGAACTCGAGGTGCGCAGCGGAGGCTCCACCTCGGTCGACATCACGAGACGGGGCATCGACAAGGCCTACGGCATGCGCAAGCTCGAGGCGCACACGGGCATCCCGCTCGACGAGATGCTGTTCGTCGGCGATCGGCTCGATCCCGACGGCAACGACTACCCGGTGAAGGCGCTCGGCGTGCCCTGCCACGAGGTCTCGGGGTGGGAGGACACGGCCGCGTTCCTGGAGCGGCTGCTCGCGGCATAG